GGGGAAGGCCCCCACGGCCCTGCCAACGTCCGCTTTGTTGATGACAGCAAAGGCACCAACGCTGAAGCCACCGCCCATGCCCTCAAAGCTTTCCCACGCGTGATGTGGATTGCTGGCGGCATGGCCAAGGCGGGGGGCATAGAAGCGCTGCTCCCCCTCATGGGGCATGTTGGGCACGCGTTCCTGATTGGGCGGGACGCCCCCTTGTTCGCCCAAACGCTGGAAAAGGCGGGCGTGCCTCACACCCAGTGCGGAACCCTGGAACGCGCTGTGCCCCTGGCCACGGCCCAGGCCCTGGCGGAAGGCGGTGGGGTTGTGTTGCTTTCACCAGCCACTGCCAGCTTCGACCAGTTTAGAAGCTACGTTCACAGAGGGGAGCGCTTTGGCCAGATTGTGGGTGAAACCACCGCTCGCCAACAAGGGCGGAACAAACCCCACCAAAGCACAGCAAAGGGCGGAGGGCGTTGAGCATGCTGCCAGACCGCAATGACCGTTCCCTTACGGGGCGCTGGTGGCGCAGCCTGGACCATTTCAGCCTGGGCTGCATTTTTGTGCTTCTGGGTGTAGGCTACATTCTGGTGCTGGCAGCGACACCAGCTGTGGCGCACCGCATCGGCGCTAGCAATTTCATGTTCATCACCAAGCAGTGCGCCTTTCTGGTTGTGGCGTTGCTGATTGTGCTGGGGCTTTCCATGCTCTCGGTCAAGCGCGTTCTGGTGCTGGCCTTTGGTATGGGGGCGCTCATGCTGGTTTTGACGGCCATGACGCTTCATTCGGGCATGGACATCAAGGGCGCCAAGCGCTGGATCGCCCTGCCTGTTATGTCGTTGCAGCCTTCAGAGTTCCTCAAGCCATGCTTTGCTGTGGTGGCGGCCAGGTTGCTGACCATGCGTTTTGCCGTGGCCCCTGGTGGGGGTGGGTGGTTCCTGGCCGGCTGGCGCAGGGGCCTGGCAGAGCGCCTCTACACTGCTGTGGCGCAGCGCTTAGGCCACCAAAGCCTGCCAGCCAGGCTGGGGCGCCAAATACTGCGCCCCCTAGCCGCACCCTTCCCTGGGACCCTTCTGGCGTGCGGGCTTTTTGGCATCATCCTCATGCTACTTCAAATGCAACCTGACATCGGCATGCTTTCCGTGGTGACCATGGTCTTCGCCATTCAGCTTTTCATCGATGGCCTGGCCTGGTGGCTGACAGGCACCGTAGTGGCCATGATGGTGGGGGCGTTCGTGCTGGCCTTCA
The sequence above is drawn from the Formicincola oecophyllae genome and encodes:
- a CDS encoding FtsW/RodA/SpoVE family cell cycle protein, which encodes MLPDRNDRSLTGRWWRSLDHFSLGCIFVLLGVGYILVLAATPAVAHRIGASNFMFITKQCAFLVVALLIVLGLSMLSVKRVLVLAFGMGALMLVLTAMTLHSGMDIKGAKRWIALPVMSLQPSEFLKPCFAVVAARLLTMRFAVAPGGGGWFLAGWRRGLAERLYTAVAQRLGHQSLPARLGRQILRPLAAPFPGTLLACGLFGIILMLLQMQPDIGMLSVVTMVFAIQLFIDGLAWWLTGTVVAMMVGAFVLAFTLFPHVHSRVMRFLHPDKGDHYQIDTSLRAFAHGGFWGTGPGEGTVKNFLPDAHADFVFAVAGEEYGLWLCLIIIGLFAVLVIRTLLKLIGVRDPFIILATTGLMAGIGLQAFINMGSTLHLIPTKGMTLPFLSYGGSSAMAIALAFGMMLSLTRKRPQDHSLDDDFGPHDDEAWPINPPLHNELLSLPPRRL